One Rhinoderma darwinii isolate aRhiDar2 chromosome 6, aRhiDar2.hap1, whole genome shotgun sequence DNA window includes the following coding sequences:
- the TFAP4 gene encoding transcription factor AP-4 isoform X1 produces the protein MEYFMMPAQKVPSLQHFRKTEKEVIGGLCSLANIPLTPETQRDQERRIRREIANSNERRRMQSINAGFQSLKTLIPHTDGEKLSKAAILQQTADYIFSLEQEKTRLLQQNTQLKRFIQEFNGSSPKRRRAEDKDEGIGSPDIWEEEKAEDLRREMIELRQQLDKERSVRMMLEEQVRALEAHLYPEKLKAIAQQIQEEGGQGQSNEALDMGDQPLLSQLLAPHMPLAPTHHPTVIVPAPPPPPSHHVNVVTMGHSSVISSVSTSRQNLDTIVQAIQHIEGTRDKQMQEDEKRRAVIVNAARPCDDSDTASDTECDDSEADQNKDETMEDP, from the exons ATGGAGTATTTCATGATGCCCGCGCAGAAAGTACCCTCCCTGCAACACTTCAGGAAGACGGAAAAAGAAGTCATTGGGGGTCTGTGCAG CCTAGCAAACATCCCCTTGACGCCAGAGACACAACGGGACCAGGAAAGGCGGATACGTCGGGAAATCGCGAATAGCAATGAACGCCGCCGCATGCAGAGCATCAATGCCGGCTTCCAGTCTCTGAAAACTCTAATCCCCCATACTGATGGGGAGAAACTAAGCAAG GCAGCAATACTGCAGCAGACTGCAGACTATATATTCTCCCTGGAACAAGAAAAAACCAGGTTACTGCAGCAGAATACTCAGCTCAAGCGGTTTATACAG GAGTTCAATGGCTCATCCCCTAAACGGCGGCGGGCAGAAGACAAGGATGAGGGCATTGGCTCCCCGGATATCTGGGAAGAGGAGAAAGCCGAAGACCTGCGAAGAGAAATGATTGAACTGAGGCAACAACTGGATAAGGAACGTTCTGTGAGGAtgatgctggaggagcag GTGCGGGCTCTGGAAGCTCACTTGTACCCTGAAAAGTTGAAGGCTATAGCTCAACAAATCCAGGAAGAGGGAGGGCAGGGGCAATCGAACGAGGCACTGGACATGGGTGACCAGCCTCTTCTTTCTCAG CTCCTGGCACCACATATGCCCCTGGCGCCAACTCACCACCCGACAGTAATAGTCCCCGCTccaccacctccaccctctcatcaCGTCAATGTTGTGACTATGGGACATTCCTCTGTAATCAGCTCCGTGTCCACATCCCGGCAAAACTTGGACACGATTGTGCAG GCTATACAGCACATAGAGGGCACACGAGATAAACAGATGCAGGAAGATGAGAAGCGAAGGGCAGTCATTGTGAACGCCGCACGCCCATGTGACGATTCGGACACTGCATCGGACACAGAATGTGATGACAGCGAGGCAGATCAAAACAAGGATGAGACCATGGAGGACCCCTGA
- the TFAP4 gene encoding transcription factor AP-4 isoform X2, with amino-acid sequence MEYFMMPAQKVPSLQHFRKTEKEVIGGLCSLANIPLTPETQRDQERRIRREIANSNERRRMQSINAGFQSLKTLIPHTDGEKLSKAAILQQTADYIFSLEQEKTRLLQQNTQLKRFIQEFNGSSPKRRRAEDKDEGIGSPDIWEEEKAEDLRREMIELRQQLDKERSVRMMLEEQLLAPHMPLAPTHHPTVIVPAPPPPPSHHVNVVTMGHSSVISSVSTSRQNLDTIVQAIQHIEGTRDKQMQEDEKRRAVIVNAARPCDDSDTASDTECDDSEADQNKDETMEDP; translated from the exons ATGGAGTATTTCATGATGCCCGCGCAGAAAGTACCCTCCCTGCAACACTTCAGGAAGACGGAAAAAGAAGTCATTGGGGGTCTGTGCAG CCTAGCAAACATCCCCTTGACGCCAGAGACACAACGGGACCAGGAAAGGCGGATACGTCGGGAAATCGCGAATAGCAATGAACGCCGCCGCATGCAGAGCATCAATGCCGGCTTCCAGTCTCTGAAAACTCTAATCCCCCATACTGATGGGGAGAAACTAAGCAAG GCAGCAATACTGCAGCAGACTGCAGACTATATATTCTCCCTGGAACAAGAAAAAACCAGGTTACTGCAGCAGAATACTCAGCTCAAGCGGTTTATACAG GAGTTCAATGGCTCATCCCCTAAACGGCGGCGGGCAGAAGACAAGGATGAGGGCATTGGCTCCCCGGATATCTGGGAAGAGGAGAAAGCCGAAGACCTGCGAAGAGAAATGATTGAACTGAGGCAACAACTGGATAAGGAACGTTCTGTGAGGAtgatgctggaggagcag CTCCTGGCACCACATATGCCCCTGGCGCCAACTCACCACCCGACAGTAATAGTCCCCGCTccaccacctccaccctctcatcaCGTCAATGTTGTGACTATGGGACATTCCTCTGTAATCAGCTCCGTGTCCACATCCCGGCAAAACTTGGACACGATTGTGCAG GCTATACAGCACATAGAGGGCACACGAGATAAACAGATGCAGGAAGATGAGAAGCGAAGGGCAGTCATTGTGAACGCCGCACGCCCATGTGACGATTCGGACACTGCATCGGACACAGAATGTGATGACAGCGAGGCAGATCAAAACAAGGATGAGACCATGGAGGACCCCTGA
- the TFAP4 gene encoding transcription factor AP-4 isoform X3: MQSINAGFQSLKTLIPHTDGEKLSKAAILQQTADYIFSLEQEKTRLLQQNTQLKRFIQEFNGSSPKRRRAEDKDEGIGSPDIWEEEKAEDLRREMIELRQQLDKERSVRMMLEEQVRALEAHLYPEKLKAIAQQIQEEGGQGQSNEALDMGDQPLLSQLLAPHMPLAPTHHPTVIVPAPPPPPSHHVNVVTMGHSSVISSVSTSRQNLDTIVQAIQHIEGTRDKQMQEDEKRRAVIVNAARPCDDSDTASDTECDDSEADQNKDETMEDP; this comes from the exons ATGCAGAGCATCAATGCCGGCTTCCAGTCTCTGAAAACTCTAATCCCCCATACTGATGGGGAGAAACTAAGCAAG GCAGCAATACTGCAGCAGACTGCAGACTATATATTCTCCCTGGAACAAGAAAAAACCAGGTTACTGCAGCAGAATACTCAGCTCAAGCGGTTTATACAG GAGTTCAATGGCTCATCCCCTAAACGGCGGCGGGCAGAAGACAAGGATGAGGGCATTGGCTCCCCGGATATCTGGGAAGAGGAGAAAGCCGAAGACCTGCGAAGAGAAATGATTGAACTGAGGCAACAACTGGATAAGGAACGTTCTGTGAGGAtgatgctggaggagcag GTGCGGGCTCTGGAAGCTCACTTGTACCCTGAAAAGTTGAAGGCTATAGCTCAACAAATCCAGGAAGAGGGAGGGCAGGGGCAATCGAACGAGGCACTGGACATGGGTGACCAGCCTCTTCTTTCTCAG CTCCTGGCACCACATATGCCCCTGGCGCCAACTCACCACCCGACAGTAATAGTCCCCGCTccaccacctccaccctctcatcaCGTCAATGTTGTGACTATGGGACATTCCTCTGTAATCAGCTCCGTGTCCACATCCCGGCAAAACTTGGACACGATTGTGCAG GCTATACAGCACATAGAGGGCACACGAGATAAACAGATGCAGGAAGATGAGAAGCGAAGGGCAGTCATTGTGAACGCCGCACGCCCATGTGACGATTCGGACACTGCATCGGACACAGAATGTGATGACAGCGAGGCAGATCAAAACAAGGATGAGACCATGGAGGACCCCTGA